One window of the Populus trichocarpa isolate Nisqually-1 chromosome 9, P.trichocarpa_v4.1, whole genome shotgun sequence genome contains the following:
- the LOC7489277 gene encoding aquaporin TIP1-2: MAITSIAFGSPAEVGQSDALKAALAEFISMLIFVFAGEGSGMAFNKLTDDGSSTPAGLVAASLAHAFALFVAVSVGANISGGHVNPAVTFGAFLGGHITFIRSILYWVAQCLGSVVACLLLKLATGGLETSAFSLSSGVGVWNAVVFEIVMTFGLVYTVYATAVDPKRGDIGIIAPIAIGFIVGANILAGGAFDGASMNPAVSFGPAVVSWTWDNHWVYWLGPFVGSAIAAIVYEVCFISPTTHEQLTSSDF, encoded by the exons atggcaATCACTAGCATTGCGTTCGGATCTCCTGCAGAGGTCGGCCAGAGTGATGCGCTCAAGGCAGCCTTAGCAGAGTTCATTTCCATGCTCATTTTTGTCTTTGCGGGAGAAGGCTCTGGCATGGCTTTCA ACAAGCTTACCGACGATGGCTCATCAACACCGGCCGGGCTAGTAGCTGCGTCGCTGGCTCACGCTTTTGCACTCTTTGTTGCGGTTTCAGTTGGTGCCAACATTTCCGGCGGGCACGTAAACCCTGCTGTTACATTCGGTGCCTTCCTTGGTGGCCACATAACATTCATTAGAAGTATTCTGTACTGGGTTGCCCAGTGCCTTGGATCTGTAGTTGCCTGTTTGCTTCTTAAGCTTGCAACTGGTGGACTG GAAACATCAGCCTTCTCTCTATCATCTGGAGTTGGTGTATGGAATGCAGTTGTTTTCGAAATTGTGATGACCTTTGGTTTGGTTTACACTGTGTATGCAACAGCTGTTGACCCGAAAAGGGGTGACATCGGGATAATTGCACCCATTGCTATTGGCTTCATCGTGGGTGCTAACATTTTAGCTGGTGGTGCTTTTGATGGTGCATCCATGAACCCCGCAGTCTCGTTTGGACCAGCAGTCGTGAGTTGGACATGGGACAACCACTGGGTCTACTGGCTCGGTCCATTCGTTGGTTCTGCAATTGCTGCCATTGTCTACGAGGTCTGTTTcattagcccaaccacacacgaGCAGCTCACCTCTTCAGACTTCTAA
- the LOC7488139 gene encoding transcription factor MYB48 isoform X2 has product MTPQEERLVLELHARWGNRWSRIARKLPGRTDNEIKNYWRTHTRKKAQERKSVVSPSLSSSNCSSSSNITTVNSSSPPGTGEASFYDTGGLEQVASAGKNGEAVQGGEKGYSMDDIWRDIENTIEPVCDGFSEEGCNFSYPSLASPSWEYRPDILWSISGEESKMFLPYDDGTMLLTG; this is encoded by the exons ATGACACCTCAAGAAGAAAGACTCGTCCTGGAACTTCACGCCAGATGGGGAAATAG GTGGTCAAGAATTGCTCGCAAATTACCGGGGCGAACTGATAATGAAATAAAGAACTATTGGAGGACTCATACGCGGAAGAAGGCTCAAGAAAGGAAAAGCGTCGTGTCCCCTTCACTGTCATCTTCAAACTGTTCCTCTTCATCAAATATCACTACAGTGAATTCATCATCTCCTCCAGGAACTGGAGAAGCAAGTTTTTACGACACAGGGGGGCTTGAACAAGTTGCTTCAGCAGGAAAAAACGGAGAGGCAGTGCAAGGGGGTGAAAAGGGATACTCGATGGATGACATATGGAGAGACATTGAAAACACTATTGAACCAGTTTGTGATGGGTTTAGTGAAGAAGGTTGCAATTTTTCTTATCCTTCGTTGGCTTCTCCATCGTGGGAATATCGCCCGGACATACTTTGGAGCATTTCTGGAGAAGAGAGCAAGATGTTTCTCCCTTACGACGACGGCACAATGCTTTTGACAGGCTAA
- the LOC7488139 gene encoding transcription factor MYB48 isoform X1, translated as MKMMQDETRKGPWTEQEDILLINFVNLFGDRRWDFIAKVSGLNRTGKSCRLRWVNYLHPGLKRGKMTPQEERLVLELHARWGNRWSRIARKLPGRTDNEIKNYWRTHTRKKAQERKSVVSPSLSSSNCSSSSNITTVNSSSPPGTGEASFYDTGGLEQVASAGKNGEAVQGGEKGYSMDDIWRDIENTIEPVCDGFSEEGCNFSYPSLASPSWEYRPDILWSISGEESKMFLPYDDGTMLLTG; from the exons atgaaaatgatgcaAGACGAAACCCGAAAGGGTCCATGGACAGAACAGGAGGACATTCTACTGATCAACTTCGTGAACTTATTTGGTGATCGACGATGGGATTTTATAGCAAAAGTATCAG GTTTGAACAGAACAGGAAAAAGTTGCAGGTTGCGATGGGTTAATTATCTCCACCCTGGTCTTAAAAGAGGAAAGATGACACCTCAAGAAGAAAGACTCGTCCTGGAACTTCACGCCAGATGGGGAAATAG GTGGTCAAGAATTGCTCGCAAATTACCGGGGCGAACTGATAATGAAATAAAGAACTATTGGAGGACTCATACGCGGAAGAAGGCTCAAGAAAGGAAAAGCGTCGTGTCCCCTTCACTGTCATCTTCAAACTGTTCCTCTTCATCAAATATCACTACAGTGAATTCATCATCTCCTCCAGGAACTGGAGAAGCAAGTTTTTACGACACAGGGGGGCTTGAACAAGTTGCTTCAGCAGGAAAAAACGGAGAGGCAGTGCAAGGGGGTGAAAAGGGATACTCGATGGATGACATATGGAGAGACATTGAAAACACTATTGAACCAGTTTGTGATGGGTTTAGTGAAGAAGGTTGCAATTTTTCTTATCCTTCGTTGGCTTCTCCATCGTGGGAATATCGCCCGGACATACTTTGGAGCATTTCTGGAGAAGAGAGCAAGATGTTTCTCCCTTACGACGACGGCACAATGCTTTTGACAGGCTAA